A region of Mustela lutreola isolate mMusLut2 chromosome 17, mMusLut2.pri, whole genome shotgun sequence DNA encodes the following proteins:
- the TBX6 gene encoding T-box transcription factor TBX6 — MYHPRELYPSLGTGYRLGPPQPGTDSSFPPALAEGYRYPDLDPPKLDCFLSGIEAAPCTLGAAPPLPPLPPALGTEPAPPAPEALHALPGVSLSLENRELWKEFNSVGTEMIITKAGRRMFPACRVSVTGLDPEARYLFLLDVVPVDGARYRWQGRRWEPSGKAEPRLPDRVYIHPDSPATGAHWMRQPVSFHRVKLTNSTLDPHGHLILHSMHKYQPRIHLVRAAQLCSQHWGGVASFRFPETAFISVTAYQNPRITQLKIAANPFAKGFRENGRNCKRERDARVKRKLRGPEPGAAEAYGSGDAPGGPCDSTLGGDVRESDPEQAPAPREAAPAPAPLCGGSSAEAYLLHPAAFHGAPSHLPTRNPSFPEAPDSGRPAPYSAAFLELQPGPGGSGYPAAAPPAPFASHFLQGGPFPLAYPGPGAYLDVGSKPMY, encoded by the exons ATGTACCATCCACGAGAGTTGTACCCCTCTCTGGGGACAGGCTACCGCCTTGGGCCCCCCCAGCCGGGGACAGATTCCAGCTTCCCGCCTGCCCTGGCAGAGGGCTACCGCTACCCTG ATCTGGACCCTCCCAAATTGGATTGCTTCCTCTCCGGGATTGAAGCTGCTCCCTGCACCCTGGgtgctgccccacccctgcccccgctcCCCCCAGCCCTGGGCACTGAGCCagcccccccagcccctgaggcccttCATGCACTCCCCGGAGTCAGCCTGAGCCTGGAGAACCGGGAGCTGTGGAAAGAGTTCAATTCTGTGGGAACAGAGATGATCATCACCAAAGCTGGGAG GCGCATGTTCCCTGCTTGCCGAGTCTCAGTCACTGGCCTGGACCCCGAGGCCCGCTACCTGTTTCTTCTGGATGTGGTTCCAGTGGACGGGGCTCGCTACCGCTGGCAGGGCCGGCGCTGGGAGCCCAGCGGCAAGGCGGAGCCCCGCCTGCCTGACCGCGTCTACATTCACCCCGACTCTCCTGCCACGGGTGCCCACTGGATGCGGCAGCCTGTGTCTTTCCATCGTGTCAAGCTCACCAACAGCACCCTGGACCCCCACGGCCAT CTGATCTTGCACTCCATGCACAAGTACCAGCCCCGCATCCACCTGGTGCGGGCCGCCCAGCTCTGCAGCCAGCACTGGGGGGGCGTCGCCTCCTTCCGCTTCCCCGAGACGGCATTCATCTCTGTGACAGCCTACCAGAACCCGCGG ATCACACAACTGAAGATCGCCGCCAATCCCTTTGCCAAGGGCTTCCGGGAGAATGGCAGAAACTGTAAGAG GGAGCGAGATGCCCGTGTGAAGAGGAAACTGCGGGGCCCGGAGCCTGGAGCCGCAGAGGCCTATGGGAGCGGAG aTGCACCAGGTGGCCCCTGCGACTCCACGCTGGGTGGGGACGTCCGTGAGTCGGACCCAGAGCAGGCCCCGGCCCCGCGGGAAGCTGCCCCGGCCCCAGCTCCTCTGTGCGGCGGCTCCAGCGCCGAAGCCTACCTGCTGCACCCCGCGGCTTTCCACGGAGCCCCCAGTCACCTTCCAACCAG GAACCCCAGCTTCCCTGAGGCTCCAGACTCGGGGCGTCCAGCGCCCTACTCGGCTGCGTTCCTGGAGCTGCAGCCTGGGCCAGGGGGCTCGGGGTACCCAGCCGCTGCTCCCCCAGCACCCTTTGCCTCACACTTCCTCCAGGGGGGCCCCTTCCCCCTTGCCTACCCTGGCCCTGGGGCTTACTTGGATGTAGGCTCCAAACCAATGTACTGA
- the PPP4C gene encoding serine/threonine-protein phosphatase 4 catalytic subunit isoform X2, whose amino-acid sequence MRPLCGAEGAAPPALTRAGGGWAMAEISDLDRQIEQLRRCELIKESEVKALCAKAREILVEESNVQRVDSPVTVCGDIHGQFYDLKELFRVGGDVPETNYLFMGDFVDRGFYSVETFLLLLALKVRYPDRITLIRGNHESRQITQVYGFYDECLRKYGSVTVWRYCTEIFDYLSLSAIIDGKIFCVHGGLSPSIQTLDQIRTIDRKQEVPHDGPMCDLLWSDPEDTTGWGVSPRGAGYLFGSDVVAQFNAANDIDMICRAHQLVMEGYKWHFNETVLTVWSAPNYCYRCGNVAAILELDEHLQKDFIIFEAAPQETRGIPSKKPVADYFL is encoded by the exons AT GAGACCCCTGTGCGGTGCGGAGGGGGCGGCGCCCCCGGCTCTGACCCGCGCCGGGGGGGGGTGGGCCATGGCGGAGATCAGCGACCTGGACCGGCAGATCGAGCAGCTGCGGCGCTGCGAGCTCATCAAAGAGAGCGAAGTCAAGGCCCTGTGCGCTAAGGCCAG AGAGATCTTGGTAGAGGAGAGCAACGTGCAGAGAGTGGACTCGCCCGTCACC GTGTGTGGCGACATCCACGGGCAATTCTATGACCTCAAGGAGCTGTTCAGA GTGGGTGGTGATGTCCCTGAGACCAACTACCTCTTCATGGGGGACTTTGTGGATCGCGGTTTCTACAGCGTCGAAACGTTCCTCCTGCTGCTGGCACTTAAG GTTCGCTATCCTGACCGGATTACCCTGATCCGGGGCAACCATGAGAGCCGCCAGATCACGCAGGTCTACGGCTTCTATGACGAGTGTCTACGCAAATACGGCTCGGTGACCGTGTGGCGCTACTGCACTGAGATCTTTGACTACCTCAGCCTGTCGGCCATCATCGATGGCAAG ATCTTCTGCGTGCACGGGGGCCTGTCCCCCTCTATCCAGACCCTGGACCAGATCCGCACGATTGACCGGAAGCAAGAGGTGCCCCATGACGGGCCCATGTGTGACCTGCTCTGGTCTGACCCCGAAG ACACAACAGGCTGGGGCGTGAGCCCCCGTGGGGCCGGCTACCTGTTCGGCAGCGACGTGGTCGCCCAGTTCAACGCGGCCAACGACATTGACATGATCTGCCGCGCGCACCAGCTGGTGATGGAAGGCTACAAGTGGCACTTCAACGAGACTGTGCTCACCGTGTGGTCGGCGCCCAACTATTGCTACCG CTGCGGGAATGTGGCCGCCATCCTGGAGCTGGATGAGCATCTCCAGAAAGATTTCATCATCTTCGAGGCTGCTCCCCAGGAGACCCGGGGCATCCCCTCCAAGAAGCCCGTGGCCGATTACTTCCTGTGA
- the ALDOA gene encoding fructose-bisphosphate aldolase A isoform X1 — protein MAERLQEGSGFYMTRLSMALAYCIAPDASTQPHPQLGNTQQQTELGKEPTGIMPYQYPALTPEQKKELSDIAHRIVAPGKGILAADESTGSIAKRLQSIGTENTEENRRFYRQLLLTADDRVNPCIGGVILFHETLYQKTDDGRPFPQVIKSKGGVVGIKVDKGVVPLAGTNGETTTQGLDGLSERCAQYKKDGADFAKWRCVLKIGEHTPSALAIMENANVLARYASICQQNGIVPIVEPEILPDGDHDLKRCQYVTEKVLAAVYKALSDHHIYLEGTLLKPNMVTPGHACTQKYSHEEIAMATVTALRRTVPPAVTGITFLSGGQSEEEASINLNAINKCPLLKPWALTFSYGRALQASALKAWGGKKENLKAAQEEYIKRALANSLACQGKYTPSGQAGAAASESLFISNHAY, from the exons ATGGCAGAGCGCTTGCAAGAAGGGTCCGGCTTCTACATGACCCGACTGTCTATGGCTCTGGCCTATTGCATTGCCCCAGATGCCAGTACGCAACCCCACCCACAGCTGGGAAACACCCAGCAACAGACAGAGTTAGGAAAG GAACCGACCGGCATCATGCCTTACCAATACCCAGCACTGACCCCGGAGCAGAAGAAGGAGCTTTCTGACATCGCTCACCGCATCGTGGCTCCGGGCAAGGGCATCCTGGCTGCAGATGAGTCCACTG GGAGCATCGCCAAGCGGCTGCAGTCCATCGGCACTGAGAACACAGAGGAGAACCGCCGCTTCTACCGCCAGTTGCTGCTGACCGCTGATGACCGCGTGAACCCCTGCATCGGGGGCGTCATCCTCTTCCACGAGACCCTGTACCAGAAGACAGATGATGGGCGTCCCTTCCCCCAAGTTATCAAATCCAAGGGCGGTGTTGTGGGCATCAAG GTGGACAAGGGCGTGGTGCCCCTGGCAGGAACAAACGGCGAGACTACCACCCAAG GGCTGGATGGGCTGTCCGAGCGCTGTGCCCAGTACAAGAAGGACGGAGCTGACTTTGCCAAGTGGCGCTGTGTGCTGAAGATTGGGGAACACACCCCCTCAGCCCTTGCCATCATGGAAAATGCCAATGTTCTGGCCCGTTACGCCAGCATCTGCCAGCAG AACGGCATCGTGCCCATTGTGGAGCCTGAGATCCTCCCGGACGGGGACCACGACTTGAAACGCTGTCAGTATGTAACCGAGAAG GTGCTGGCTGCCGTGTACAAGGCTCTGAGTGACCATCATATCTACCTGGAAGGCACTCTGCTGAAGCCCAACATGGTAACCCCAGGCCATGCCTGCACCCAGAAATATTCTCATGAGGAGATTGCCATGGCAACCGTCACAGCACTGCGCCGCACAGTGCCCCCTGCTGTCACTG GGATCACCTTCCTGTCCGGAGGCCAGAGTGAGGAGGAGGCATCCATCAACCTCAACGCCATCAACAAGTGCCCCCTGCTGAAGCCGTGGGCCCTGACCTTCTCCTATGGCCGAGCGCTCCAGGCTTCTGCCCTGAAGGCCTGGGGTGGGAAGAAGGAGAACCTGAAGGCTGCCCAGGAGGAGTACATCAAGCGAGCCCTG GCCAACAGCCTTGCCTGCCAAGGAAAGTATACCCCGAGTGGTCAGGCCGGGGCTGCAGCCAGCGAGTCCCTCTTCATCTCTAACCACGCCTACTAA
- the ALDOA gene encoding fructose-bisphosphate aldolase A isoform X2, producing MPYQYPALTPEQKKELSDIAHRIVAPGKGILAADESTGSIAKRLQSIGTENTEENRRFYRQLLLTADDRVNPCIGGVILFHETLYQKTDDGRPFPQVIKSKGGVVGIKVDKGVVPLAGTNGETTTQGLDGLSERCAQYKKDGADFAKWRCVLKIGEHTPSALAIMENANVLARYASICQQNGIVPIVEPEILPDGDHDLKRCQYVTEKVLAAVYKALSDHHIYLEGTLLKPNMVTPGHACTQKYSHEEIAMATVTALRRTVPPAVTGITFLSGGQSEEEASINLNAINKCPLLKPWALTFSYGRALQASALKAWGGKKENLKAAQEEYIKRALANSLACQGKYTPSGQAGAAASESLFISNHAY from the exons ATGCCTTACCAATACCCAGCACTGACCCCGGAGCAGAAGAAGGAGCTTTCTGACATCGCTCACCGCATCGTGGCTCCGGGCAAGGGCATCCTGGCTGCAGATGAGTCCACTG GGAGCATCGCCAAGCGGCTGCAGTCCATCGGCACTGAGAACACAGAGGAGAACCGCCGCTTCTACCGCCAGTTGCTGCTGACCGCTGATGACCGCGTGAACCCCTGCATCGGGGGCGTCATCCTCTTCCACGAGACCCTGTACCAGAAGACAGATGATGGGCGTCCCTTCCCCCAAGTTATCAAATCCAAGGGCGGTGTTGTGGGCATCAAG GTGGACAAGGGCGTGGTGCCCCTGGCAGGAACAAACGGCGAGACTACCACCCAAG GGCTGGATGGGCTGTCCGAGCGCTGTGCCCAGTACAAGAAGGACGGAGCTGACTTTGCCAAGTGGCGCTGTGTGCTGAAGATTGGGGAACACACCCCCTCAGCCCTTGCCATCATGGAAAATGCCAATGTTCTGGCCCGTTACGCCAGCATCTGCCAGCAG AACGGCATCGTGCCCATTGTGGAGCCTGAGATCCTCCCGGACGGGGACCACGACTTGAAACGCTGTCAGTATGTAACCGAGAAG GTGCTGGCTGCCGTGTACAAGGCTCTGAGTGACCATCATATCTACCTGGAAGGCACTCTGCTGAAGCCCAACATGGTAACCCCAGGCCATGCCTGCACCCAGAAATATTCTCATGAGGAGATTGCCATGGCAACCGTCACAGCACTGCGCCGCACAGTGCCCCCTGCTGTCACTG GGATCACCTTCCTGTCCGGAGGCCAGAGTGAGGAGGAGGCATCCATCAACCTCAACGCCATCAACAAGTGCCCCCTGCTGAAGCCGTGGGCCCTGACCTTCTCCTATGGCCGAGCGCTCCAGGCTTCTGCCCTGAAGGCCTGGGGTGGGAAGAAGGAGAACCTGAAGGCTGCCCAGGAGGAGTACATCAAGCGAGCCCTG GCCAACAGCCTTGCCTGCCAAGGAAAGTATACCCCGAGTGGTCAGGCCGGGGCTGCAGCCAGCGAGTCCCTCTTCATCTCTAACCACGCCTACTAA
- the PPP4C gene encoding serine/threonine-protein phosphatase 4 catalytic subunit isoform X1 — MAEISDLDRQIEQLRRCELIKESEVKALCAKAREILVEESNVQRVDSPVTVCGDIHGQFYDLKELFRVGGDVPETNYLFMGDFVDRGFYSVETFLLLLALKVRYPDRITLIRGNHESRQITQVYGFYDECLRKYGSVTVWRYCTEIFDYLSLSAIIDGKIFCVHGGLSPSIQTLDQIRTIDRKQEVPHDGPMCDLLWSDPEDTTGWGVSPRGAGYLFGSDVVAQFNAANDIDMICRAHQLVMEGYKWHFNETVLTVWSAPNYCYRCGNVAAILELDEHLQKDFIIFEAAPQETRGIPSKKPVADYFL, encoded by the exons ATGGCGGAGATCAGCGACCTGGACCGGCAGATCGAGCAGCTGCGGCGCTGCGAGCTCATCAAAGAGAGCGAAGTCAAGGCCCTGTGCGCTAAGGCCAG AGAGATCTTGGTAGAGGAGAGCAACGTGCAGAGAGTGGACTCGCCCGTCACC GTGTGTGGCGACATCCACGGGCAATTCTATGACCTCAAGGAGCTGTTCAGA GTGGGTGGTGATGTCCCTGAGACCAACTACCTCTTCATGGGGGACTTTGTGGATCGCGGTTTCTACAGCGTCGAAACGTTCCTCCTGCTGCTGGCACTTAAG GTTCGCTATCCTGACCGGATTACCCTGATCCGGGGCAACCATGAGAGCCGCCAGATCACGCAGGTCTACGGCTTCTATGACGAGTGTCTACGCAAATACGGCTCGGTGACCGTGTGGCGCTACTGCACTGAGATCTTTGACTACCTCAGCCTGTCGGCCATCATCGATGGCAAG ATCTTCTGCGTGCACGGGGGCCTGTCCCCCTCTATCCAGACCCTGGACCAGATCCGCACGATTGACCGGAAGCAAGAGGTGCCCCATGACGGGCCCATGTGTGACCTGCTCTGGTCTGACCCCGAAG ACACAACAGGCTGGGGCGTGAGCCCCCGTGGGGCCGGCTACCTGTTCGGCAGCGACGTGGTCGCCCAGTTCAACGCGGCCAACGACATTGACATGATCTGCCGCGCGCACCAGCTGGTGATGGAAGGCTACAAGTGGCACTTCAACGAGACTGTGCTCACCGTGTGGTCGGCGCCCAACTATTGCTACCG CTGCGGGAATGTGGCCGCCATCCTGGAGCTGGATGAGCATCTCCAGAAAGATTTCATCATCTTCGAGGCTGCTCCCCAGGAGACCCGGGGCATCCCCTCCAAGAAGCCCGTGGCCGATTACTTCCTGTGA
- the YPEL3 gene encoding protein yippee-like 3 isoform X1: protein MGDSPQAPPSLSFPMMQLEASSALGSLCSPWAAPRVGPLPPAPAMVRISKPKTFQAYLDDCHRRYSCAHCRAHLANHDDLISKSFQGSQGRAYLFNSVVNVGCGPAEERVLLTGLHAVADIHCENCKTTLGWKYEQAFESSQKYKEGKYIIELNHMIKDNGWD, encoded by the exons ATGGGTGACTCACCTCAGGctcctccaagcctcagtttccccatgatGCAACTTGAGGCCTCCTCA gcactgggctccctctgctccccgTGGGCTGCTCCCCGCGTGGGGCCActgcccccggcccccgccaTGGTGCGGATTTCAAAGCCCAAGACGTTTCAGGCCTACTTGGATGATTGTCACCGGAGGTATAGCTGTGCCCACTGCCGCGCTCACCTGGCCAACCACGACGACCTCATCTCCAAG TCTTTCCAGGGCAGTCAGGGGCGTGCCTACCTCTTCAACTCTGT GGTGAACGTGGGCTGCGGGCCAGCCGAGGAGCGGGTGCTGCTGACGGGCCTCCATGCTGTCGCTGACATCCACTGCGAGAACTGCAAGACGACTTTGGGCTGGAAATAT GAACAGGCCTTCGAGAGCAGCCAGAAGTACAAAGAGGGGAAGTACATCATCGAACTCAACCACATGATCAAAGACAACGGCTGGGACTGA
- the YPEL3 gene encoding protein yippee-like 3 isoform X2 has product MVRISKPKTFQAYLDDCHRRYSCAHCRAHLANHDDLISKSFQGSQGRAYLFNSVVNVGCGPAEERVLLTGLHAVADIHCENCKTTLGWKYEQAFESSQKYKEGKYIIELNHMIKDNGWD; this is encoded by the exons aTGGTGCGGATTTCAAAGCCCAAGACGTTTCAGGCCTACTTGGATGATTGTCACCGGAGGTATAGCTGTGCCCACTGCCGCGCTCACCTGGCCAACCACGACGACCTCATCTCCAAG TCTTTCCAGGGCAGTCAGGGGCGTGCCTACCTCTTCAACTCTGT GGTGAACGTGGGCTGCGGGCCAGCCGAGGAGCGGGTGCTGCTGACGGGCCTCCATGCTGTCGCTGACATCCACTGCGAGAACTGCAAGACGACTTTGGGCTGGAAATAT GAACAGGCCTTCGAGAGCAGCCAGAAGTACAAAGAGGGGAAGTACATCATCGAACTCAACCACATGATCAAAGACAACGGCTGGGACTGA
- the GDPD3 gene encoding lysophospholipase D GDPD3 — MAWGSLSYTPATSPCGGEGEACSIPRGSGGLVSPQCGPGEAGVRGAGKGLKVGEPELQEASLPPLPHPQPSPAAWPQARSRLSRSQGCGGDQWWSQPSPARQSAEVVQSIRNSGVHAAGAPRGGEAMSAVLYYALPALGSYVLLSVFFLRRPRLLHTPWAPAFLPRLGAHRAGSGERLEHTLEAMENSMAQRSDFLELDCQLTRDGVVVVSHDENLSRQSGVNRDVSSLNFEELPLYKEELEVYFSPGHFAHGTDRHMMSLEDVFQRFPRLPMSVEIKSVNEELIHKVAGLVRHFGRSEITIWASEKSSVMRKCRAANPEMPFAFTISRGLWLVLVYYLGLLPFVRIPERFFICFLPSIINRTYFPFSRPGLNKLAAVVSKWLIMRKSLIQHLEQRGVQVIFWCLNEESDFEAAYGLGATGVITDYPTALRRYLDNHRGAAQTSEALTLSSVSLPQ, encoded by the exons ATGGCTTGGGGCAGCCTGTCATATACCCCAGCCACAAGCCCCTgtggcggggagggggaagcTTGTAGCATCCCCAGGGGCAGTGGGGGCCTGGTTTCCCCACAGTGTGGCCCAGGGGAAGCAGGGGTGCGGGGGGCTGGGAAGGGTCTCAAGGTCGGAGAGCCAGAGCTGCAGGAAGCTTCCCTCCCGCCTCTCCCGCATCCCCAGCCGAGCCCTGCAGCCTGGCCCCAGGCCAGGAGCAGGCTCAGCAGGTCCCAGGGGTGTGGTGGCGACCAGTGGTGGAGCCAGCCTAGCCCGGCCAGACAGTCCGCGGAGGTAGTACAGTCCATCAGGAACAGCGGCGTTCACGCGGCGGGAGCCCCGAGAGGCGGTGAGGCCATGAGCGCTGTGCTGTACTATGCTCTGCCCGCCCTGGGCAGCTATGTCCTGCTCTCCGTCTTCTTCCTGCGCCGGCCTCGCCTGCTGCACACACCCTGGGCGCCAGCCTTCCTGCCGCGCCTGGGGGCCCACCGAGCAG GATCCGGAGAGCGGCTGGAGCACACCTTGGAGGCCATGGAGAA CTCCATGGCCCAGCGATCCGACTTCCTGGAGCTCGACTGCCAGCTGACCCGGGATGGTGTGGTCGTGGTGTCACACGACGAGAACCTGTCTCGCCAATCAGGCGTGAATAGGGACGTGAGCAGCCTGAACTTTGAG GAGCTGCCCCTCTACAAGGAGGAGCTGGAGGTTTACTTCTCACCAG GCCACTTTGCACACGGGACAGACCGGCACATGATGAGTCTGGAGGATGTGTTCCAGAGGTTCCCTCGGTTGCCCATGAGTGTCGAGATCAAATCGGTAAACGAAGAGCTCATTCACAAG GTCGCGGGCCTGGTGAGGCACTTTGGCCGCAGTGAAATCACCATCTGGGCCTCAGAGAAGAGCTCGGTCATGAGGAAGTGCAGGGCTGCC AACCCCGAGATGCCTTTTGCCTTCACGATAAGCCGGGGATTGTGGCTGGTGCTGGTGTATTATCTGGGCTTGCTGCCCTTCGTCCGCATCCCGGAGAGGTTCTTCATCTGCTTCCTGCCCAGCATCATCAATAG GACCTACTTCCCATTTTCCCGCCCTGGGCTGAACAAGCTGGCAGCTGTGGTTTCCAAATG GTTAATCATGAGGAAGAGCCTGATCCAGCACCTGGAACAGCGGGGAGTGCAG GTGATCTTTTGGTGCCTTAATGAAGAGTCGGATTTTGAAGCAGCCTATGGCCTAGGGGCCACCGGCGTCATCACCGATTACCCCACAGCCCTGAGGCGCTACCTGGACAACCACAGAGGAGCTGCCCAGACCTCGGAGGCCCTCACCCTCTCCTCTGTGTCTCTTCCCCAATAA